One genomic segment of Belonocnema kinseyi isolate 2016_QV_RU_SX_M_011 chromosome 2, B_treatae_v1, whole genome shotgun sequence includes these proteins:
- the LOC117183081 gene encoding hexamerin-like produces MKCGLLLLAILALGAAVPHPSKQQAADQTLLKKNLQIIQLLENIAGEIPNTQLLSISQTYDIESNLHAYDNPSLVKLAATAVKTGNVQPKRTAFTITVSGLRQEGVILTRILLGAKNWETFLNTAAWARVHLNECQFIVAMISAVLQRTDTQGIILPPIYEIIPQSFFDARVIQEVNDIKQRGITNLSGNKDILIPINFTSHLPTDEQKIAYFTEDIGLNSWYTWIEEAGSMTLESDTLQKRQGSVSHGYVSETETTSGHGAQWIYLQQQFLARYNLERLGNGLGPIPELNLELFDIPLKTHLSYLNGLEIPGRPESPVDVTAMRPELTKLVRKLEKRIIDAIEVGYIITPKASLLSLYQPQGLNMLGNMIEGSGRSINPRYYGSLLRASKVLLGGTPEYSSIWKYTPSALELSCTAARDPALYVLLKRINKLVLIYQESLPTYQYNDIVLPGVQIQKVDCTQLVTYFQDYIVNLDNIGTQHQQQSQQHQGKINIKGLLKRLDHKPYDIEIIVQSQKSISNAVVRVYLGPKFDHKGLPIDVNTKRMDFVELDQWVIDLDAGRNVITRNSQLSSVQGMDHPSVDQILAKVEEAMQSQNPFFVTQSQELFSFPARLSLPKGTYSGFPLQLLVVISAGQQPIHYGPVIPDDVNSFHSNQYQTVTTGFVGVDVVPELEVMGTGINEGKWKWNDLYNKFQCYYSQPQWFHLKKSQNVGQGVGFGGGYGHGIGGQGSVGGLGPVRGQGIGGRGLVSGRGIGKQGIDEGVRGSGLRGLSGVHQQWTGGVYGGAETGVLNEEFGQMLPGEIQLIPGVQGGVGSGVSGGFGGILGGVVSSADRKSATIVQQYYQKLPISQVIRGAISLDGKPLGWPLDRPLRPSVWSVPNMACQDVLIFHEDLPVTHVVGVK; encoded by the exons ATGAAGTGCGGTTTGTTACTCCTAGCCATCCTGGCTCTGGGCGCTGCAGTTCCCCATCCGTCAAAACAGCAAGCTG CTGACCAAACCCTCTTGAAGAAAAATCtgcaaattattcaacttttggaAAACATCGCTGGAGAAATCCCAAATACTCAGCTATTGAGCATCAGTCAAACCTATGACATTGAATCCAACCTTCACGCCTACGATAACCCCAGTCTGGTGAAACTTGCCGCCACGGCTGTCAAGACCGGAAATGTCCAGCCCAAGCGTACTGCATTTACCATTACGGTCAGCGGACTTCGACAGGAAGGTGTTATCCTTACAAGAATTTTGCTTGGTGCTAAGAACTGGGAAACTTTCCTTAACACTGCTGCCTGGGCTCGTGTTCACTTGAACGAATGTCAATTCATCGTG GCTATGATATCTGCTGTTCTTCAACGTACGGACACCCAGGGAATCATTCTCCCACCTATATATGAAATCATACCCCAAAGCTTCTTCGATGCTAGAGTGATTCAAGAAGTAAATGATATTAAGCAAAGAGGAATTACAAATCTGAGCGGTAATAAGGACATCCTAATCCCAATCAACTTCACATCTCACTTGCCAACTGATGAACAAAAAATCGCCTATTTCACTGAAGATATTGGTCTCAACTCCTGGTACACGTGGATAGAAGAAGCTGGATCAATGACGCTTGAAAGC GACACACTCCAAAAACGACAAGGATCAGTAAGTCATGGTTATGTATCCGAAACCGAAACAACGAGCGGCCATGGAGCTCAATGGATCTATCTTCAGCAACAGTTTCTAGCTCGCTACAACCTCGAACGTCTCGGAAACGGCCTTGGACCCATCCCAGAATTGAACCTGGAACTATTCGATATTCCTTTAAAAACTCACCTCAGCTACCTGAATGGTTTGGAAATCCCTGGTCGCCCTGAAAGCCCTGTTGACGTTACTGCCATGCGTCCAGAATTGACCAAATTGGTCCGTAAATTGGAGAAGAGAATTATTGACGCTATCGAAGTTGGATACATTATTACACCCAAAGCTTCCTTGTTGTCCTTGTATCAGCCCCAAGGCTTGAACATGCTTGGTAACATGATCGAGGGATCCGGCAGAAGTATCAACCCCAGATACTATGGCAGCCTTCTCCGAGCATCTAAGGTACTTCTTGGCGGAACGCCTGAATATAGCAGCATCTGGAAATACACTCCATCTGCTTTAGAACTTAGCTGCACGGCTGCTCGTGACCCAGCGTTATACGTTCTCTTGAAACGGATCAACAAACTGGTCCTGATATACCAGGAATCTCTCCCAACCTACCAATACAACGACATCGTTCTACCAGGTGTTCAAATCCAGAAAGTTGATTGCACCCAGCTGGTGACCTACTTTCAGGACTATATTGTGAACCTTGACAACATTGGAACA CAACATCAACAGCAATCTCAACAGCATCAAGGAAAAATTAACATCAAGGGTTTGCTGAAGAGACTTGACCACAAACCATACGATATTGAGATTATTGTTCAGAGTCAGAAGTCTATTTCTAACGCTGTTGTTCGTGTTTACCTTGGACCCAAATTCGACCATAAAGGACTTCCAATTGATGTCAACACCAAAAGAATGGACTTTGTCGAATTGGACCAATGGGTCATTGACC TCGATGCTGGGCGGAATGTCATCACCAGAAACTCTCAACTTTCATCCGTCCAGGGCATGGACCATCCATCTGTCGACCAAATCTTAGCTAAGGTTGAAGAAGCAATGCAGTCTCAGAACCCGTTCTTTGTCACGCag TCGCAAGAACTATTTAGCTTCCCAGCCAGGCTATCCCTACCCAAGGGTACGTACAGTGGATTCCCTCTGCAGCTCTTGGTTGTCATCTCTGCTGGACAACAGCCTATTCACTACGGACCAGTCATTCCAGATGATGTCAACTCCTTCCACAGCAACCAATACCAAACTGTGACCACTG GATTTGTTGGCGTTGATGTTGTTCCTGAATTGGAAGTAATGGGAACTGGAATCAACGAAG GTAAATGGAAGTGGAACGACCTCTACAACAAATTCCAGTGCTACTACTCGCAGCCTCAGTGGTTCCaccttaaaaaatcacaaaatgttGGACAAGGTGTAGGTTTTGGTGGAGGCTACGGACATGGAATTGGTGGACAAGGAAGTGTCGGTGGACTAGGACCCGTTAGGGGGCAAGGAATCGGTGGACGAGGATTGGTTAGTGGACGTGGAATTGGTAAACAAGGAATTGATGAAGGAGTACGCGGATCAGGTTTACGTGGTTTAAGCGGAGTTCATCAACAATGGACTGGTGGAGTATATGGAGGAGCTGAAACGGGAGTCTTGAACGAAGAATTTGGTCAAATGTTGCCAGGTGAAATACAGCTAATACCAGGAGTACAAGGAGGAGTTGGCAGCGGAGTTTCTGGTGGATTCGGAGGAATCCTAGGTGGAGTTGTTTCCTCCGCGGACAGAAAGAGTGCAACCATCGTCCAACAGTATTACCAAAAACTTCCTATTTCCCAAGTAATTAGAGGTGCCATTTCTCTCGATGGAAAGCCTTTGGGATGGCCTTTGGACAGACCTTTGCGACCTAGTGTTTGGAGTGTACCAAACATGGCTTGCCAAGACGTTCTCATCTTCCACGAGGATCTTCCAGTCACACACGTTGTTGGagtaaaataa